One Corynebacterium aurimucosum genomic window, TGGCACAACGCGGCAGCCAGCCCTCCCCCGGCGCTTTGGCCGGCGATAACAATCCGATCCGGGCTGATTCCCAGCTCTTCCGCATGCGTGAGGAGCCAGTGGTGGGCCGCGTGGACGTCATCAAGCGCAGCCGGAAAAGGGTTCTCCGGGGCGAAGCGGTAATGCGGCGCGACGACGGTGACTCCAACCTCTGCGGCGGTCTCCTTGAGGTGCTTGACGTCCTGGCGCGGATGTCCCATGAGCAGACCGCCCCCGTGGATCCACAGCACCGCGCCGCGCGGGTTCTCCGGGCTATAGATGGTCGCGTGGATTTCGGTGTTCTTCACCCGCCGCGTGCGCACGCCCTGGATTAAAGGTGCCGGCCACAGCGCTGGCACGATGCGCCCGGCACGGCGGATGAGCGGATTAGTCGGATCGAATAGCGACATGAACGTCGCTCCCGCGCGCAGCTCCGGACGGATGTACACCGCAGCGACCTACTTCTCAGTCAGGTGCTGCGTGGTGAGGTAGCCGCGCTCCATGCGGGCGACGATCACCGAGCGCATATAGGCCGCGAGCGCCCAGAGCAGGGCGAAGATGATGAAGATAGTCGCCACAGACCAGTGGACCATAAAACCGAGCACGATACCGATGACGTGGAGGACAATCTGTACCCCGACGATCCACGGCTTATTCATGAAGGGGAAAGACGCCAGGAGCAACACCATAAAACCAATGACCACGCCATAGTTGAACGGGGTCCACAGGGTGCCGTCATAAAGCTTGTATAGCATCGGCAGTGCGAGGACCAGGGTGATCAGCTCCATTGTGAGGGAGCTCGCCACCACCATGCCGCCGAATTGCTTGAGGGGATCCTTGGCCGGTGCCTGGCCCAAGCCAAGCGGACCAATCTCCTCCTCGGGGACGGGTTTACGGGGGCTCATGCGGGTTCCTTTCCAAAGAGTGCGCGGGCGTCACCGGCAGTGACGACCGAACCAGTGATCACGATGCCGGAACCGGACTGCACGTCGGCATCCTCCGCCAATTCGACGGCCTGAGTATAGGCACTAGGGAGGTCGGGCTCGACATACACGCGCTCTTCGCCGAAGATATCGCGGGCCAGCTCCGCCAGCTCATAGGCATCGCGGGCGCGCGGGGAGGTGTTCTGAGTAATGACGATCTCCGTGAGCACAGCCTCCAGGGCGGTGAGGATGCCGGTTGCATCCTTGTCCGTGAAGATGGACACCACGCCGATGAGGCGCGCGAAGTCGAAGTCGCGGTCGAGGGCTGCAGCCAAAGCCTTAGCGCCGTGTGGGTTGTGGCAGGCGTCAAGGAAGGTCGTGGGGCTGGTGCGCACGCGCTCCAAACGGCCGGGA contains:
- a CDS encoding DUF4233 domain-containing protein; translated protein: MSPRKPVPEEEIGPLGLGQAPAKDPLKQFGGMVVASSLTMELITLVLALPMLYKLYDGTLWTPFNYGVVIGFMVLLLASFPFMNKPWIVGVQIVLHVIGIVLGFMVHWSVATIFIIFALLWALAAYMRSVIVARMERGYLTTQHLTEK
- a CDS encoding alpha/beta hydrolase; protein product: MYIRPELRAGATFMSLFDPTNPLIRRAGRIVPALWPAPLIQGVRTRRVKNTEIHATIYSPENPRGAVLWIHGGGLLMGHPRQDVKHLKETAAEVGVTVVAPHYRFAPENPFPAALDDVHAAHHWLLTHAEELGISPDRIVIAGQSAGGGLAAALCQRLHDEGGVQPAGQWLFCPMLDDRTASTDRNPIWDADSNAQAWRFYVDGNPEAPYAVPGRRTDLSGLPPAWLYAGSSELFYGEIMDYAERLKTAGVPTQCEVVEGGVHAFELWAPHTAAAKRLLMRSRVWLQSTLNALD